A stretch of the Lolium perenne isolate Kyuss_39 chromosome 3, Kyuss_2.0, whole genome shotgun sequence genome encodes the following:
- the LOC127337993 gene encoding uncharacterized protein, translating to MVVHGRSDQRGEWHGGVASNVEFHGVVPSKKANSLGSITLPVAFGDVNNFHEERITFEVVPFKSSYHMIFGIPTYHKFHARPCYIYNKLKMPGTNRTITINGNYRKAQECEEGEAAFAESVLNAEELKEMRSEVDPAEMPALRKQISDQNHSFKAAEETKKIALEDADPSKTTSIGASMDAK from the coding sequence cAATGTCGAGTTTCACGGCGTGGTTCCGAGTAAAAAGGCGAACTCActgggcagcatcacacttcctgtGGCCTTCGGTGATGTTAATAATTTCCACGAAGAAAGGATCacatttgaagttgtgcccttcaagagctcctatcaCATGATCTTCGGCATTCCCACAtatcacaagttccacgcaagaccgTGTTATATCTACAACAAGCTAAAGATGCCGGGGACAAACAGAACTATCACCATCAATGGCAACTACAGGAAAGCTCAGGAGTGTGAGGAAGGAGAAGCAGCCTTTGCAGAATCCGTCCTCAACGCTGAGGAATTAAAGGAGATGAGGAGCGAGGTGGATCCGGCTGAGATGCCCGCCCTCAGGAAGCAAATCTCCGACCAGAATCATTCGTTCAAGGCTGCAGAAGAAACCAAGAAGATAGCACTTGAAGACGCGGATCCGTCCAAGACTACCTCCATTGGTGCATCCATGGatgccaaatag
- the LOC127338013 gene encoding thioredoxin H-type 2, translated as MSLTTEKFGPPPGSPGYYWVYYPITKSQELVTALAASKTHPVVLMFWEKRNELCNVMKEPFWNMAMAKKKDAVFCRVDVDKCKDITELYRVEALPTFLLIKDRNEKGRVVGAKMEELNTTIKAKIYTNIPI; from the exons ATGTCATTGACCACCGAGA AGTTTGGGCCGCCACCCGGCTCCCCTGGCTATTACTGGGTTTATTACCCCATTACTAAGTCTCAAGAGTTAGTTACCGCTCTGGCGGCATCGAAAACCCATCCG GTGGTGCTCATGTTCTGGGAGAAACGGAACGAACTATGCAACGTCATGAAGGAACCCTTCTGGAATATGGCCATGGCTAAAAAGAAGGACGCCGTATTCTGCCGGGTGGACGTCGACAAGTGTAAAGATATCACGGAGCTGTACCGAGTGGAGGCGCTGCCCACCTTCTTGCTCATCAAGGATCGCAATGAGAAGGGCAGGGTCGTTGGCGCCAAGATGGAGGAGCTTAACACCACCATCAAGGCCAAAATATATACCAATATACCAATATAG